The window GATGGCGGACGTGCTGGTGGTCGCGGTGAACAGCGACGCCTCCACCCGCGCCAACAAGGGCCCGACCCGGCCCGTCGTTCCCGAGGCCGAGCGGGCCGAGATGGTGGCGGCGCTCGGCTGCGTCGATCACGTGGTGCTCTTCGACGAGAAGAGCCCGCTCGGCGTGATCCGCACGCTGCGGCCCCACCTGCAGGTGAAGGGCACCGACTACACCCCGGACTCCATCCCGGAGCGGGCGGAGGTCGAGTCCTGGGGCGGCCGCGTCGCCGTCGCCGGCGATCCGAAGAACCACTCCACCACCGACACGCTGCGCAAGCTCGAGCGCAGCGCCTAGAAGCCCGTGCGCCTGCTCCTCCTCTGCGCGACGCCAGAATTCACCGGCCCCGCCGAGCTGATGCTC of the Vulgatibacter sp. genome contains:
- a CDS encoding adenylyltransferase/cytidyltransferase family protein, which encodes MNTSERAPSAKKIGDLETIRSAVEAHRAAGRVVALANGVFDLLHVGHVRYLEAARGMADVLVVAVNSDASTRANKGPTRPVVPEAERAEMVAALGCVDHVVLFDEKSPLGVIRTLRPHLQVKGTDYTPDSIPERAEVESWGGRVAVAGDPKNHSTTDTLRKLERSA